A genomic window from Brassica oleracea var. oleracea cultivar TO1000 chromosome C8, BOL, whole genome shotgun sequence includes:
- the LOC106308495 gene encoding 3beta-hydroxysteroid-dehydrogenase/decarboxylase isoform 1-like, with translation MVTEVTETERWWCVVTGGRGFAARHLVEMLVRYQMFHVRIADLAPAVQLDAHEETGLLGEAMRSGRVQYVSADLRNKAQVIKAFEGAQLVFHMAAPDSSINSCQLHCSVNVQGTTNVIDACVEVGVKRLIYTSSPSLVFDGVNSFLNANETTPYPSKVFFWIASCLSTKAEGEALILNANGRNGLLTCSIRPSSIFGPGDRLLVPSLVAAARAGKSKFIIGDGSNLYDFTYVENVVHAHVCAERALASGGEVCAKAAGQAYFIANMESIKFWEFMSLLLEGLGYERPSIKIPAVVMMPIAHLVELAYKLLGPHGMKVTQLTPSRVRLLSCSRTFDSSKAKDLLGYAPVVPLQEGIKRTIDSFSHLTAQNQPKKEVNDTVQWKKQTLIAIVILITLYINFVATTGYSAIPIAILVALIIFFWRYFGSKKSD, from the exons ATGGTGACGGAAGTTACCGAGACGGAGCGCTGGTGGTGCGTCGTTACCGGCGGTAGAGGATTCGCCGCTAGGCATCTCGTGGAGATGCTCGTACGCTACCAGATGTTCCACGTCCGCATCGCCGATTTAGCTCCGGCGGTACAGCTCGATGCTCACGAGGAGACCGGACTTCTCGGCGAAGCAATGCGATCCGGTCGAGTTCAGTACGTCTCCGCTGATCTCCGGAATAAAGCTCAGGTTATCAAAG CGTTTGAAGGAGCACAGTTGGTGTTTCACATGGCAGCTCCAGATTCATCCATCAACAGTTGCCAGCTTCACTGTTCTGTTAATGTTCAAG GGACAACAAATGTAATTGATGCTTGTGTTGAGGTTGGAGTGAAGAGGCTCATCTACACAAGCTCTCCGAGTCTAGTGTTTGATGGCGTCAACAGTTTTCTGAATGCCAATGAAACGACGCCGTACCCATCCAAGGTATTCTTTTGGATTGCATCATGCTTGT CTACTAAAGCTGAAGGTGAAGCTTTGATCTTGAATGCGAACGGAAGAAATGGACTACTCACTTGTTCCATACGTCCCAGCAGCATATTTGGTCCTGGTGATAGATTATTGGTTCCGTCTCTTGTAGCTGCTGCCAGGGCTGGGAAATCAAAG TTCATTATTGGTGATGGAAGTAACCTCTATGATTTCACCTATGTTGAAAACGTTGTGCATGCCCATGTCTGTGCTGAGCGAGCGCTAGCATCAGGAGGAGAAGTATGTGCAAAAGCTGCAGGTCAG GCATACTTCATTGCAAACATGGAGTCAATTAAGTTTTGGGAGTTTATGTCACTGCTTCTTGAAGGACTTGGCTATGAGAG GCCAAGTATAAAGATACCTGCTGTTGTGATGATGCCAATAGCACATCTTGTGGAACTTGCATATAAATTACTTGGACCACATGGGATGAAAGTAACACAGCTAACACCTTCTAGAGTTAGGTTGCTCTCTTGCAGCAGAACTTTTGATTCCTCAAAAGCAAAGGATCTCTTAGGCTACGCTCCTGTTGTGCCACTTCAG GAAGGTATAAAGAGGACAATAGACTCATTCTCACACTTGACGGCTCAAAACCAACCCAAAAAAGAGG TTAATGATACCGTTCAATGGAAGAAGCAGACACTCATTGCAATAGTCATTCTGATTACTCTCTATATTAACTTTGTTGCAACGACCGGATACTCTGCCATACCAATTGCAATCTTGGTAGCATTAATCATTTTCTTTTGGAGATATTTCGGCAGTAAGAAGAGTGACTAA
- the LOC106308494 gene encoding LOW QUALITY PROTEIN: F-box protein At1g47340-like (The sequence of the model RefSeq protein was modified relative to this genomic sequence to represent the inferred CDS: deleted 1 base in 1 codon) codes for MASDSIPVELSHELLSRLPAKSIARFHCVSKQWASILDRPHFKDLFPPDDTWWIFPHHDRKFACGYASGLIYFSCMSVKEGYDGVPVICNPKTGRYEILPYIRRYRKSYSFFGFDPVEKQYKVLHIAYPCGPNDHRIMTLGTQGMRWRKIHCSLRLENLSEGVCINGVLYYLGDTSECKKKIREKSSFAIACFDIRSEKFKFLYPESFCELVNYNGKLGVIYYDDFTDDAVALRVWVLEDVEKQKWSKYSYTLRGDKLFPHYASVVGVISTGEIVLSMADYTSKQPFYIYYFNPERNTIRRVEIQGFGEYHEASKNPSRVYVFLDDCSRFYPSAHHAEDLNVKDPKLLNSSIYAPYVYKGEDEEVEEEEDDDDENGFSQFYGKKRKNKPDESRSRKGRKQEGN; via the exons ATGGCTTCGGATTCTATCCCTGTGGAACTCAGCCACGAGTTATTGTCAAGATTGCCAGCAAAGTCAATCGCTAGGTTTCATTGCGTGTCCAAGCAATGGGCATCAATACTTGATCGGCCACACTTCAAAGATTTGTTCCCTCCAGACGATACGTGGTGGATCTTTCCTCATCATGACCGAAAGTTCGCATGCGGGTATGCCTCTGGTTTGATCTATTTCTCTTGTATGTCGGTTAAGGAGGGTTACGATGGAGTGCCTGTAATTTGTAACCCTAAAACAGGACGATATGAGATCTTACCTTATATCAGAAGGTACAGAAAGTCGTATAGT TTTTTTGGGTTTGATCCTGTTGAAAAGCAATACAAGGTATTGCACATAGCTTATCCATGTGGTCCTAATGATCACAGAATTATGACACTGGGAACTCAAGGAATGAGGTGGAGAAAGATCCATTGTTCTTTAAGACTTGAGAATCTGAGTGAAGGGGTATGCATTAATGGGGTTTTGTATTACTTAGGTGACACGTCTGAGTGTAAGAAAAAGATTAGGGAGAAGTCTAGTTTTGCAATAGCATGCTTTGATATTCGGTCTGAGAAGTTCAAGTTTCTTTATCCGGAGAGCTTTTGTGAATTGGTAAACTATAATGGTAAGTTAGGTGTTATTTACTATGATGATTTCACTGATGATGCTGTTGCGTTGCGTGTGTGGGTTCTAGAGGATGTAGAGAAACAAAAATGGTCGAAATATTCCTACACTCTGAGGGGTGATAAACTCTTCCCGCATTATGCTTCAGTGGTTGGAGTGATTTCTACTGGTGAAATTGTGTTGTCGATGGCTGATTATACGTCCAAACAACCGTTTTATATTTACTACTTCAATCCTGAACGGAACACCATTCGACGTGTTGAAATCCAAGGTTTCGGAGAATACCACGAAGCTTCCAAAAACCCTAGTAGAGTCTACGTCTTTTTAGACGACTGTAGTAGATTCTACCCTTCTGCACACCATGCTGAGGATCTTAATGTTAAGGATCCAAAGCTACTAAACTCAAGCATCTATGCTCCATATGTGTATAAAGGAGAAGATGAAGAAGTAGAAGAAGAAGAAGACGATGATGATGAAAATGGTTTTAGTCAATTTTATGGTAAAAAGAGGAAGAATAAACCAGATGAAAGCAGGAGTAGAAAAGGAAGAAAGCAGGAGGGGAACTAA